The Elusimicrobiota bacterium genomic sequence GCGATTTTACATTACAGACTAACCGTATTGCTGTATGGAAACGCGAAAGCGTGTGGGGTATGCTTGCGCATTCATCAATCTTTCTTATAGCCGGGTATGTTTTTACCTGGAATTATCTTAATGACACATGGTTTTCTTTTAGAAGTGTTGAACTGCATGGGTGGGAGTGTATTGTTATCATCACTGTCCTTCATTTTCTTGAGGATCAATGGAGAGTGTATTCAATTCAAAAGTTTGGGATGCCCGATAATCTTGCGTTATTCTTGTGGGATCAGTTTATACATATAAGTTTGATCTACGTATTCTCTCCTGTGCATGTGAGCGTATTTTTGAACCCGTGGCCTATCATAGGTGTGTTGGCAATCATGGCAACGCATTTTATGGCAATTTTGGTTTTTTATATCGAGATGGATGCTAAGAAAGGAAATGGCGCGCTTCATAAAGTCAGGAAACATTGGACAATGGCGGTTAGGTTGGTTCTCATGGCTATGTGTTTGCTTCCAGGGATATCGTGGTTTTTGGTATTGCCCGTTGCGGGATTTACCGGGTACTTTTTTCAGTATAAAAAACAAAACTATGGGTTGATTGATACTGTGCTGGGTAATGGGATTGCGGTTGTTTGCGGGATTACGACACGGTTGTTGTTGAAGTGGTAGTATAAAAAAAGTGCTTGACGCCGGATTATTTTTT encodes the following:
- a CDS encoding DUF3307 domain-containing protein, translated to MEIFWRLLLAHMLGDFTLQTNRIAVWKRESVWGMLAHSSIFLIAGYVFTWNYLNDTWFSFRSVELHGWECIVIITVLHFLEDQWRVYSIQKFGMPDNLALFLWDQFIHISLIYVFSPVHVSVFLNPWPIIGVLAIMATHFMAILVFYIEMDAKKGNGALHKVRKHWTMAVRLVLMAMCLLPGISWFLVLPVAGFTGYFFQYKKQNYGLIDTVLGNGIAVVCGITTRLLLKW